The genome window GTTGCTAAAGGGCTCCAAACAAGCACGAACACCAACCAACGGCCCCCTCTCCTGGGGGCTGACAGGGGTAGGTATTCGCAAATCGTCATTCCGGCGGAGGCCGGAACCCACGTAAGTGGCTCGCCGCTCGGCAATCCAGGAGATAGGAGTGTCCTTCGACAAGCTCAGGACGAACGAATTATCGGTCTACCTACCCCTTCAAGCTCTCCCTGAGGGAGACAGGACTTTCGTCTACGCAGATAACAAAAGGGAGCAGACATGGCTAGTAACACAGGTTGGATGAGAGACCAGGAAGGCATGGGAGTCTGGGAGCACCGGGGCAAGGTCGCTGTCGTGGGCTGGGGACAGTCCCACATGGACCGGCGCTGGGACGGCGTTTCTATGGACAGGAGCTGCGGCGGCCTGACCAAGGAGGCGTGCCTCAGTGCAATCGCCGACGCTGGCCTGTCTCTCGACGACATCGACGGGCTTATCACCAGCCGGGAGACCCGCGCCGAGCAGACCTGGGCGCCTCGACCATACTTCGACCCTCCCTACGACACCGAAGACGGCCTGACCTACACTTCGGCGGAGTGGATACAGAGGGAGCTGGGTCTCAAGAACGTTAAGCATCTCGAATCCGACGCGCCCTACATCGGCCCGATGATGGGGATGGCCGCCCAGGCGGTCGGCGACGGTCTGTGCGAGACCGCCCTGGTGTGGTACCCGATGGTCAACCTCTCAGGACGGTACGGGCACAACAACCCTCAGAACGTCAGCGAGGAGGCTCACGGCAACAGCGCCTTCTCTCTTCCGTGGGGATACCAGAGCGGCGCGATGTTCAACAACCTGGTGGTCTTCCTCCAGTACTGCCAGAAGTACGGCAAGACCCACGACGGGCTGGCGCCACTCTGCCTGAACCTGCGCAGGAACGGCCTAAAGACGCCCTGGGGGTTCTACGCCCTGCACGAGCCCTATCAGCTCACCCGCGAGGACTACCTGAACGGACGAGTCATCGAGGAGCCACTGGTTATCTACGACTGCGACAGGCCGGTCAACACCTGCGCAGCCTTCATCTTCACCACCGCTGAGCGCGCC of Dehalococcoidia bacterium contains these proteins:
- a CDS encoding thiolase family protein, whose protein sequence is MASNTGWMRDQEGMGVWEHRGKVAVVGWGQSHMDRRWDGVSMDRSCGGLTKEACLSAIADAGLSLDDIDGLITSRETRAEQTWAPRPYFDPPYDTEDGLTYTSAEWIQRELGLKNVKHLESDAPYIGPMMGMAAQAVGDGLCETALVWYPMVNLSGRYGHNNPQNVSEEAHGNSAFSLPWGYQSGAMFNNLVVFLQYCQKYGKTHDGLAPLCLNLRRNGLKTPWGFYALHEPYQLTREDYLNGRVIEEPLVIYDCDRPVNTCAAFIFTTAERARDLRQKPVYVLNHAQQNSRGRSTMATLDEHQEAVASMARKMWEGSGLGPNDVDIFNPYDGYLTFTQQFLEGFQWHGVKWGEAHDFYAEDIRVEGPHPFLSSGGNNGTGRNRAVLYADSIQQLRGTAGARQVTVKAETALAGCNTPDSNGFIMFSKYPS